In one window of Helianthus annuus cultivar XRQ/B chromosome 17, HanXRQr2.0-SUNRISE, whole genome shotgun sequence DNA:
- the LOC110891554 gene encoding uncharacterized protein LOC110891554 encodes MKKKLQKEALSACSAAVATSTVDLKTVIHDHALFFDKLVELIPAKFYLPVDEDSKPWFQGLSKGKKVSIKQQTRENIKKSRRDRLDPEKSQTTTLDLLKKSISKNANEDKDSDQEDDDDEEEEIEIKVKPVSEFDGETSNSHKSVTYEELQQRLHHKLEMLRANRGQGKRTMIMNEVRKRDNYTDKKRKREDKDSGSNNRYAGGSGKGKGKCNTRLI; translated from the coding sequence ATGaagaagaagttgcaaaaggaAGCACTTTCCGCTTGTTCTGCTGCTGTAGCCACCTCCACAGTTGACCTTAAAACCGTAATCCACGACCATGCTCTGTTCTTTGACAAACTAGTCGAATTAATCCCCGCAAAGTTCTACCTTCCGGTCGATGAAGATTCGAAACCCTGGTTTCAAGGTCTAAGCAAAGGCAAAAAAGTGTCTATTAAACAACAAACGCGTGAAAACATCAAGAAATCCCGGCGTGATCGTCTGGACCCTGAGAAATCACAAACCACAACCCTAGATCTTCTAAAGAAAAGCATCAGTAAGAATGCAAACGAAGATAAGGATTCAGACCAAGAGGACGATGATGACGAAGAGGAAGAAATTGAAATCAAAGTGAAACCGGTATCGGAGTTTGACGGTGAAACCAGTAACAGTCACAAGTCTGTTACATATGAGGAGTTACAACAGAGACTGCATcataagcttgaaatgcttcgcGCGAACCGAGGCCAGGGGAAACGAACAATGATAATGAACGAAGTTAGAAAAAGGGATAATTATACCGACAAGAAACGTAAACGGGAAGATAAAGACAGTGGTAGTAACAATAGATATGCCGGTGGTAGTGGTAAGGGAAAGGGTAAGTGTAACACCCGACTTATTTAA